In the Tenuifilum sp. 4138str genome, AAGTTCTCGGATATAGTGCTTAACTACATACTCAAGCGGGAGAATATGCACCTGCTTTTTGTTCTTATCGATTCCCGCCTTGAACCTCAGGATATCGACATCCAGTTTATTAACTGGCTTGGAGTTAACCAGGTTCCATTTGCCCTTGTTTTCACCAAAACCGATAAAGTTTCCAGCATGGTGCTTGAGCAGAACATTGAGCTGCACAAAAAAGTGCTACATGAATCGTGGGAGGAACTACCTCCAATTTTTACAACATCGTGTGTAACTCGCACAGGACGTGAGGATGTGCTAAATTACATTGACCAGGTTTTTCGGGAAGCAAAAATAACTCATTGCCAGGTGTAGAACATGAGCTATAAAATTTGTAAATTTGCGAGCATTAACGGAAAAAAATCCTAAAATGCACAGCAAACACCAAATAAAGTTCTTCACCGGACGTAGTTCGCGTTACCTTGCCGAAAGAATAGCTCAAAGTTTTGGAATTCCACTCGGAAAATCAACCCTAACTGTTTTCAGCGATGGTGAGTTTCAACCCTCATTCGATGAGTCGGTTAGGGGATGTACAGTTTTTATCATTCAGTCAACCTTTCCACCGGTTGATAATCTTTTCGAGTTGCTGCTGATGATTGATGCCGCTCATAGAGCCTCAGCGTATAAGGTGGTGGCTGTGATGCCCTACTTTGGTTGGGCAAGGCAGGATCGTAAGGATAAACCCCGTGTTGCCATTGGCGCAAAGTTGGTTGCCAATATGCTTGTTGCAGCAGGTGCCGATCGTGTAATGACCATGGACCTACATGCTGACCAGATTCAGGGCTTTTTCGATGTGCCGGTTGATCATCTTTACGCGTCATCAATATTTGTACCCTATATCAAAAGCCTTAATTTGGAAAACATTGCGATTGCTGCTCCCGATATGGGTGGAGCAAAGCGTGCTAACGCATACTCTCGATTCCTAAACTCATCGCTGGCTGTTTGCCACAAGAACCGCGAGAAAGCAAATCAGGTAGGCGAGATGACTGTTATTGGCGATATTGAGGGTAAGCATGTAATTATTCTGGACGATATGGTGGATACCGCCGGTACCCTTACCATGGCTGCCGATTTGATGATGGGTAAAGGGGCAGCATCGGTACGAGCTTTTGCTACGCATCCCGTTCTTTCAGGCTCTGCCTATGAGCGCATTCGCGACTCAAAGCTTACCGAACTGGTTGTAACCGATACCATACCCCTGCGTACCGATAAGGATACTTCCAAAATTAAGGTGCTTTCGGTTGCTGAGTTTTTTGCCGATGTTATCAATAAGGTATACAACTACCAGTCAATCAGCGAAAAGTTTATCATTTAGTTTTAAATATTTTTTACTATCTTTGCAGCCCATTTCCCTCATGATAGGGTACGATGGGGGGCTGGTTATGTGATTGAGGGACAGCCCTGAGTAGTATCTAAGTAATAACAAAAATTATCAAGAGTAAATGAAAACAATTGAACTTTCAGCAGCCCCTAGAACCGAAACCGGTAAAAAAGCTGCTAAGCACAGCCGCAAGTCGGAGCTTGTACCCGCCGTTATTTACGGTGCTGGTGAGAACATTATGATTTCGTTAGGCGAGAAGGAACTCAAGAAGGTGATTTACACACCTATTGTTTACCTTGTAAAGCTTAACGTTGATGGTAAAATGCACGATGCCATTATTAAAGAGGTTCAGTACCACCCTGTTACCGATAAGATTCTACACGTTGACTTCCTTAAGGTTTCGGAGAACAAACCTATAACCATTGGGTTGCCAGTTAACCTGGTTGGACAGGCTGAGGGTGTTAAGGCTGGTGGTAAACTTTTGCAGGTAGTGCGCAAAATTAGGGTAAAAGGTTTAGCTAAGGACCTGCCCGATGCCATCTCCATTGATGTTACCCATCTTGGAATTGGCAAGAGCATTATGGTTGCTGAACTCAGTTTTGATAAGTTTACTGTGGTTGAGCCTAAGAGCATGGTGATTGCTACCATTAAATCGACCCGTGCTGCTCGCGAAGCTCAGCAGGAACAAGCTAAATAAGTAGTTCAGAGTTGAAGTATTTAATTACCGGGTTAGGGAATATTGGAAGTGAGTATTCCAACACCCGACATAATGTAGGATTTATGGTGTTGGACGCTCTTGCTAAGGCGTCCAACATTACTTTTGCCGATGCCCGCTACGGCTTTGTTGCTCAGCACAAGCATAAAGGGCGGACATTTGTACTCCTTAAACCCTCAACCTACATGAACCTTAGCGGTAAAGCGGTAAACTACTGGTTGCAAAAGGAAAATATCCCATTGGAAAACCTCTTGGTGGTAGTTGACGATATTGCCTTACCCCTTGGCACAATTAGGTTAAGGCCTAAAGGTAGCGACGGTGGCCATAACGGGTTGAAGAATATAAACGAAGTGCTGGGCACACAGGATTATGCCCGTCTTCGTTTTGGAATTGGTAATGGATTTAGTCGTGGCCGCCAGGTCGATTACGTTTTGGGTGAGTGGATCGATGAGGAGCTGAAGGTTCTGCCCGAACGGCTAACGTTGGCCGGCGAGGCTGTGCTTGCCTTTGGCACAATTGGTATTGAACGCTCCATGAACCTTTACAATAGCCGATAGAATGCCGACCATGAGGGTTGATAAGTGGTTGTGGTTTGTGAGGGTGTTTAAAACAAGAACCCTTGCTACCGAGTATTGCCGCAAAGGTCGCGTAACCCGTAATGGGATTGAGCTAAAACCCTCGCAGGATATTAATGTAGGGGATACACTAAAGGTTCGAAAACCCCCGGTAACCTATACATTCAGGGTGAAGGACCTACCCAAAAACAGACTTGGCGCTAAGCTGGTTGAATCGTATATGGAAAACTTAACTCCTCCCGAGGAACTACAGAAACTTGACCCATCGTTCATGGCATTCAACATACACCGCGAACGCGGAACGGGCCGCCCCACCAAAAAGGAACGTCGCGAGATTGATGAACTATTCGATTCCGGTTTCGGGGGCTTTGATTGGGATAGCTTTGAGCCTGATGCCGACGATGAATCCAATGAGTAAGGAGCCTTTTGATTCAAGCTATTACTCACTGCTGTATTGTTACATTTCCTTTAAGCCATCAACCCTCTTTTTTGTATACCGATGTGATTTCAGCGATAAATAGTCTATGGAAATCGCTTTTAGGGTAGTGCTTACTGATGATTTCCTTATCGAGAAAGTTCTCGGGTTTGATATCATCGATATAAAGTTTTCGGCATTCAATCACCAGTCGGGCTTCCTGAAAGGCTATGGCCTTAAGCGATTCGGCAATGGTTAATCCCGCTGCCTTTGTTTTATCGATATCGCGACCCGATTTGCTGCCACATAGCTCCAGTGCCGAACGCCATTTCTCTTCAAAAAAGTTGAGGGTGAAGTAATCGTTTTGCTCCACAAACTGTAATGTGTAGCGCTGAGGGCGGATGAATACGAATGCTACCGGTTTATTCCATAGAATTCCAAATCCTCCCCACGAGGCTGTCATGCTGTTATGTTTTTCCTTGCTGCCAGCAAGTATTAGCATCCATTGATTGTCGAGCAGGTCGAAGGTGTTTTCATCTAACTCGAAAGGCGAAATGAACTTGTAATTTTTTGGTTCCATATCAATTTTTGTTTAAGGTCAGTCAATAGGAATTCCCAGGTAGTTTCGAACCAGCAAGCCTATTCCAAAAGTTAGCGCTGAAACTCCTAAGCTAATAACAACCATTTCAAGGAACCTATGCTTAAAGTTGAGGTTTTTAGCTACTGCAATGTAGAAGTTGAAGGCGAAAATGATGGCTATTGCAAGCAGTAGTGTTGTTGCTAGGGCTAGCATGTAGCTTGTGAGCAGTAGAAAAGGGCTAATCAGTATTGCAACGGTAAATATATAAGCCAAACCAGTATAAATAGCCGATTTACCCGCGTGTCGGTCATCATTTTCAGTTTTAACGGAAAGGTACTGCGATGCAGCCATTGAGAGCGAAGCGGCAATACCGGTAATAAGTCCGGCAACTGCAATGAGTCGGGTGTTTTGCATGGCAAGGCTAAAGCCAGCTAAAGCACCAGTTAGTTCCACCAGCGCATCGTTAAGTCCAAGAACCATTGAGCCAGCATAATCAAGCCTCTCTTCCTGAATTAATGCAATTAGCTGGTCTTCATGTTCCTCTTCGGATTTTTTTACGGCTTCGGCTTCGGGCATGTAGGGTATTACTCGTTCGTAAACATCCTGAATTTTTGCCTCCTGTCGCTCCATAAGCCTTAAGGCGAATGTAAGCCCAAGTATTTTCCCGCAAATGGTGAAAAACCATACTACAGTTTTTTGAGGGGCTACATCAACCCCCGATATCTGTTTGAAAATATTGTAGTGTTTGAGTTCCTCACCAGCAATTTTTGCTAAAACAGTTTTATTGTTCTTGTCGTTTGTTGATTTGGCCAGATTCTTATAAACCTGGTAGCCTGTAATTTCCTCTCGCTGGAATAGTTTTGCATGCTTTACAAGTTCTTCTCTAGTCATTGGTTAGTATTTACTTTTTGTTGAAGTATTGTTTTAGCTTTGCCACAGTACTGGCTATGGTTTCGGCATTGGTTTGCTGAACGGTATTTTCCGGAAGCAATACCGAAACAAATGAGAGTCCGGTATGGTTGGTATTGTACCGGGCTACAATTTCGCTGCCGCTCATATGGAACTGGGTTACACCTTTCTGTGCTAGCTCTAAGATATTACTGTGATTAATCCCTCCTCCGGCAATTAGGGCTATTTTGTTACCTCCCTCGGCAATTAATTGCCTTATCAGGTCTAAGCCATCAACGGCCTTGTTTTTTTGCCCTGACGTTAGTAGGAAATTGCATCCACATTCGATAATTTCATCTAGTGCTTTGAAAGGTTCGGGCATTATGTCGAAGGCGCGGTGAAAGGTAAAGGTCATTGGTTTGGCTGCCCAAACCAGTTCTTTAGTTCTTCCCTTATCAAGAGTACCATTCGCCCGGAGTATACCGCTAACAACCCCTTTTACCCCAAGTTTTTTACATACCTCAATATCGCGGAGCATTTGGCGGAATTCCATTTCGGAGTATACAAAGTCGCCTGGGCGGGGACGAATAAGAACGTGAACCGGAATATCTAGCTGGTTAAGGGTTTCGGCAATGCATCCAAACGATGGGGTGGTACCCCCAACGTAAAGGTTCTCACAGAGTTCTATTCGATTTGCTCCGCCTTTTTGAGCGTTAATGGCACTCTCTACAGAGTTGGCGCAAACCTCAAGGGTAAACATCGTTTACTGCTTTAGTGCTGAAAGTAGCTGTTCGCCAAGGTTTATGCTATAACCCGAAGAATGATATACTATCTCTCCGTTGTTGTTCACAACAAGAACAACAGGGTATTCCAGCTGTTTGCCAACTGCCTGCCCTACCTTAGCCTCAAATTGACCATTTATATCGTTCCCGAGGGTAATGGTATTGGGGTAGGGCTTTCCATCGAAAATGGATGTCAAATCGGTTTTTGCCGATTTGCCACTTGCCAGAATAAGGGCAATACTATTTCCTATGCCACTAAACTCGCTACTTAGGCTGCTGATATCGCGAAGCAAATGCTTTGTAGGTTCAGCAAGCGGGTCGATGATGGCGACTATTGCTGGTTTATCCTTGGTAATCTGTTCAATTGTTTGGGGGTTCTGGATAAAAGGTATGGTGATATCGGTGCTAATGGTTCCCAAAACCATTTTCTCGGTTTGGGTTGATGGGATGGTTAGTGTAAATTGTATCTTTTTGCCACTTTCAACCCTGACGTAGTAAACATTGCAGTTAACAGCTCCCGATTTATGCCTGTTACCGGTTACTATCCGGTAAAAACCCTCTGGGAGTTCAAGTGCTGCAGGGAATTTGTTGAATAAAGGACTTTCCTCATAATCAAGGGTTGAGTACTTTCCCTTTTCGAACCGTGCAATGGTGAAGTGTGTGTAGTACTTTAGCTGTTCAACAGCCGAGTTTTTATCGAGGTTGATAATTAGCATTCCGGTTGGTGTTGTGGCCTGTGTCTCTTTTTCATCGGCGATATTTACATCAATCCACTTCCCTTTCATGAAGTACTGAGGTTTTTTTGATGCTGGCTCCAATCGGGCAGCTATTCCAAAACTGCGACATGCTGCTACAAAGAAAATAGCCATGGAATATTCATCGGCGCGGCGAATCCGGTAAACGCTTTCAGGGCTTAACAGCACACGGTAGTAATTGCTTTCCGTGTCAAGTGTTACAAACTCTTTAATCCATTGGGCAATGTTTTGAGGATTGTTGCGGAAAAAACCAATCTCCTCAAAGGTAAATGCATCCTGCAAGAAACTACGCCAGGGCGTAATAAATTCCCGGCCAATCCGGGGCGAAAGAATGTAACTGTCAAACTCTTTAACCATGCGGCTTTCAAGCAGGGCAGGGAAAGAATCGATTCGCGAAAGGTGGTCGAAAAGTACATCAGTGGTAATATCGCGTAAATCCTTTTCCCGAAGAGTTGAAAGCAAGGCCACTCCAACTGAGATGTCTTTAGTGTCCAAGTTCTTTATGTAGTTGTAAATCTCATTCCAGTTGCCGCGGCTTTTTGAAAGCCATTTCCATGTTTCATCAATACTGATACCCTTTTCCATGGCCAAATTGGCTGCTGAAGCCGAGTCAATAAAGGTGCTTATGTAATTACTACGAATTTCATTCCCCTGTTTAACCCTGCGGTTGTGTTCATCGGCTGTACTTTCATCGTATGGTGGAATAGTTTGTTCGTCGGGTGGGGTAAGGGTTAAGGAAAGGTTAGTAAAAGGGATTTCCTTTTTGAGTGTTAGGTAAATATCGTTTTGGTTTCTGTCGGCCTTGGAAAAGGCATAGGTGTTATCCTTTTGTGCCCAAATCATCAAGTCGCCAATCCCTGTGGTTAAAGTACACAAGCCATTTGCATTGGTTTGCAGGGTGGCTATGGGGTAAAACTCGGCGTAGTTGTAAAGCTGGTATTCAACCTTTGCGCCCTCAACCGGGTTCCCGGTGCTATCGGTTACGGTAACGGTGAGTTTACGGGTAGGGGCATAGTTAGGCATAAGGTTAATCTCAGTGTAAAAGTTGGTTTGTTTAAGTTGTTCCTCAGGGCCATTGTATTTGCCAAAAACAAAAGTACGTGTCATCATGGCTCGTTTGGCAGGTCCTGCAAACCATCCACGGTCGAGTTCAGGCTCAGGTTCGCATGCGCCTAAGAAGTGCCATTTACCATCGACCCATACCTCCACCCAGGCGTGATTGTCGTCGGTGTGAGCCCAACGGGGTGAGTAGACCTGACGTGCTGGTATGCCCACTGAGCGATAGGCTGCTACTGCAAATGTCGATTCCTCGCCACAGCGGCCAAAGGCTGAACGAACGGCTGTTAGCGGCCCACATGTGCGCTCATCGGTCGATTGGTAGGTAACCTTCTCGTGGCACCAGTAATTAACCTCAAGCGCAGCCTGGTATGTATCGAGGCCCAGAAGGCGCTCCTTTAGTTCCTCAAAGAAAATCTCGCGGGCGTTATCGGTGTACTCGTTGTTAACCCTGTAAGGTAGGACAAAGTGAAGGAATATATCAGCTGGCACTTTCCTTGCCCACTTAAATTCTTTCCGCGCTTTTAGCGCTAGCTGAACGTTCTTCAGAACATACTCTGGTGAGTGCATTGCTAAATCGCTTAGTGGCATGTATGCGTAAAGAAACTCAAACCCTTCGCGCTCTTTAGTGGTAAGTTCTGAGTTGATTATTTTGTAAATGGATGAATCGTAGGCAGCAATTAGCTTGACCCTTTCCTCGAATTGGGCATGAACCTCTTTGCGTTTATCGCTGCCTTTGATGAGGTGGCGGTTAAGAATGGTATCGCAGGAGCTAAGGATTATAAGCAGCAATGCGCTGATAGTTACAATCTTCTTCATGTTGTAAGCTGTTTGTAATCAAAAAATAAATGTAAGTAATTTTTTCGATTCAAACCTAAAGGTGTTGGGTAAATTGTGATTTTATGGTAAAATAAAAGGAAACTGCCTCAAAAAGATTTTTTATTCAGGCTAAGTATTGAACGCAATGCTAAGATAGGTTCAAAACGGTTGCCCTTTATCTTTTTGAGGCAGCATTGTGTGGTTAATGTGTTGTTTTACTGCGCTTTGAGTGTTTCTCTGATTTTTGCTTCAATCTCGTTTGATAGTTCTGGATTATCGAGCAGGAGCTGGCGAACAGCATCGCGGCCTTGACCCAGTTTGGTTTCGCCATAGCTGAACCATGAGCCGCTTTTCTTGATGATATTCAGTTCAACGCCAAGGTCAATAATTTCACCTGTTTTGGATATTCCCTCACCAAAAATAATATCGAACTCGGCTTTGCGGAATGGGGGCGCAACTTTGTTCTTAACAATTTTAACCCTAACGCGGTTACCGGTCGATTCCTCTCCATCCTTAAGTTGGTTCAGCTTACGGATATCAACACGAACCGAAGCGTAGAACTTGAGGGCATTCCCACCGGTGGTAGTTTCAGGATTGCCAAACATTACGCCAATTTTGTCGCGTAGCTGGTTGATGAAAATACAGCAGGTGTTGGTTTTGCTGATGGTGGCAGTGAGCTTACGCAACGCTTGCGACATCAGTCGGGCTTGAAGGCCCATCTTGCTATCGCCCATATCGCCTTCAATTTCAGCTTTAGGGGTAAGGGCAGCCACCGAGTCGATTACAATGATGTCAATTGAGCCTGAGCGGATAAGGTTATCGGCAATTTCAAGGGCTTGCTCACCGTTATCGGGCTGGGCAAAAAGTAGATTCTCCACATCAACGCCAAGCTTCTCGGCATAGGTGCGGTCAAAAGCATGTTCCGCATCGATGATGGCGGCAAGGCCGCCTTGCTTTTGAGCCTCGGCAATGGCGTGGATGGCAAGAGTGGTCTTACCCGACGATTCGGGGCCGTAGATTTCAACCACTCGCCCACGGGGATAACCACCAACCCCAAGGGCTGCATCGAGCGCTATTGACCCTGATGAGATGACTGGCACTTCCGATACGGCTTTATCGCCAAGCCTCATTATTGAACCCTTACCAAAATCCTTCTCAATTTTATCGATTGTCGATTGAAGGGCTTTTAGCTTTTCCTTGTTAATTTCCTTGCGTTCCTTGTTTTCAGTTGCTTCCATTTACTTATTTATTTCGGATAGTATTTGTTTTACGTGTTCCTTGGTATCAACCTTATTAAAAACATGTGTGATAGTGCCATTTTCATTTATCACATATGTTGTGCGGAGAATACCAAAGTATGCTTTACCGTACATCTTTTTCTCACCCCATGCTCCATACTTTTCGGCAATCGCATGGTCTACATCGGCTATTAAGCGGAAAGGCAGGTTGTATTTATGAATAAAATTTTGATGCGATTTCTCGGAATCGGGGCTAACGCCAACCACTTCCATGCCTAAGCTCTGTAAATCATCATAACCATCGCGTAAGCTGCAAGCTTCAGCGGTACAACCGCTGGTGTTGTCCTTGGGGTAAAAGTAAAGGATTAACTTTTTTCCCTTAAAATCCGATAGTTTAATGGTTTTACCATCCTGATCCTTCCCAGTGAAATCAGGAGCCAAATCGCCTGGTTTTAAGATTGTTGTCGCCATAGTAATCTGTTTGTAAAGTTAATTTTTTGTTTGTTAAATGGAAATGCCTTAGGCATTTATTTATTAACAAGCTGCAAGGTGTTTGGTTTTAAAAAATGAAAGTTAGTTAACCTCAACAAAAAAAGTTCATATCCTTTTGTAAACTATGCGATAAATGCTCTTTTTAATCCTGGGCAAATACTTTATCTTTTTCAATGTCATTATAAAGATATTCAGTTACCGGCAAACGGGACAATCCACTCATCGGGGTAAAAAATATTCAGTGCAGGCTTGAATTGATGGTTTTAAATTTGGCTAATTCTATAATAGGACTAAAAATCGGGTACATAAAAGAAGTAACCTAACCCAATGGTGAATAGGTAATTGCCAACAATTGCATGTTCTAATGATACTACTAGTATTGAGCGATGTTTAAAGTAGCTATATGCCCAAACAAAACCAATTATGGTAGCACCAGCAACAGCTATCCAGTTTCTAAATATTATATGAAGTAATCCAAAAAGAATCCCATTTAATGTGATAACAATTTTATCATTTTTGAAAAGGGGTGTGTATCGGTGGAAGAAAAACCCACGGTATATAACTTCCTGCGTAAAGGCTGACCAAATGGGGTAAAAAACCATGATTAGTAGCCAAAGTTCTGTCCTATGTAATGGTAAGTAAAAGATTTGCTCACTAGGAAGGAAGATAAAACTAAGTAAACTTATTGCCAGTAGCGAAATGAGAATACGCAAGCTAAGCGTTCTCCAGCTTCTGTATCCATTAAATCCAAACGATTTTTTACTAAACGATTTGGTGGTTAGTAAATAAAATAGTGCAATTAAAAACACTACTAAAAGCGGAATGCTTTTGGGTAATTTCAGGTTGTTGAAGTAGAAAGCTACAGGTAGCCCAACAAAAAGGGCAGCCAGTTCAATCCACCGAACAATTTTTGGAATCGGTGCCATTACTGGAAATGGTTATTTGGGTAATTCAACAATTGCTGTTGTCCCTTTGTTTGGTTCGGAGATAAATTTAAGGTTGCCTTTTAGCTTGTTGGTTAACTCTTTGCAGGTAAACAGACCTATTCCAGTACCTTTTTCGTTATCGGTTCCTCTGCTTGATTGATAATTCTTAAAAAGATTTTTAAGCTGTTCGGCTGTCATACCAATACCATTATCAACAATTTTGATGGAAAGGGTAGTGGGCTCATTGCTAACCTGGATTTTTATTTCACCTTCCGGGTAAGTGAACTTTATGGCGTTTGAAACCAGATTACGAATGATGACAGCCAGCATATCGGGGTCGGTGTTTACCATAAGTTCAACGGGAACTTCTTCTGTTAGCGTGATTCGTTTTTTTTGCCAAATGGGGCGCAGAACGTTTACCTGCTTTTGTATCAGGGAGTCTATTGGGATTTCCCTGTATTTGGGCTCAATGGCATTGGAGTTTAGCTTTGCCCAGTTTAGAAGATTCTCGGTTAAATCATAAAGGTTGTGGGCAAGGTCGTTTAGCAGCTGAAGGCGAAGCTGAAAATACTCCTTGTTTTCAAAATCGTCCTCAAAGTTCATCAGCATAAGGTCAGTTATTCCCAGAAAGGCGTTGAATGGACTTTTAAGGTCGTGCGACACAATAGAGAAAAGCTTTGAAAGCGATTGGTTCATTTCCTTTAGCTGCTGGTTCTGTTTTTCCAGCTCCTGTTGTTTGATAATAAGCTGATTCTTAAGTTCCCTGTTTTGCTTGAGTACAGCCGATAGGGGCACACTTTCGCCCTCCTGTTGCATTTCTGTGGGCTGCGACCAATGCCCGTGAATAATTTTCCACTCACCCTTTTCTTTACGAAGAATGGCAGTTGTTCTATTGTTTG is a window encoding:
- a CDS encoding transglutaminase domain-containing protein encodes the protein MKKIVTISALLLIILSSCDTILNRHLIKGSDKRKEVHAQFEERVKLIAAYDSSIYKIINSELTTKEREGFEFLYAYMPLSDLAMHSPEYVLKNVQLALKARKEFKWARKVPADIFLHFVLPYRVNNEYTDNAREIFFEELKERLLGLDTYQAALEVNYWCHEKVTYQSTDERTCGPLTAVRSAFGRCGEESTFAVAAYRSVGIPARQVYSPRWAHTDDNHAWVEVWVDGKWHFLGACEPEPELDRGWFAGPAKRAMMTRTFVFGKYNGPEEQLKQTNFYTEINLMPNYAPTRKLTVTVTDSTGNPVEGAKVEYQLYNYAEFYPIATLQTNANGLCTLTTGIGDLMIWAQKDNTYAFSKADRNQNDIYLTLKKEIPFTNLSLTLTPPDEQTIPPYDESTADEHNRRVKQGNEIRSNYISTFIDSASAANLAMEKGISIDETWKWLSKSRGNWNEIYNYIKNLDTKDISVGVALLSTLREKDLRDITTDVLFDHLSRIDSFPALLESRMVKEFDSYILSPRIGREFITPWRSFLQDAFTFEEIGFFRNNPQNIAQWIKEFVTLDTESNYYRVLLSPESVYRIRRADEYSMAIFFVAACRSFGIAARLEPASKKPQYFMKGKWIDVNIADEKETQATTPTGMLIINLDKNSAVEQLKYYTHFTIARFEKGKYSTLDYEESPLFNKFPAALELPEGFYRIVTGNRHKSGAVNCNVYYVRVESGKKIQFTLTIPSTQTEKMVLGTISTDITIPFIQNPQTIEQITKDKPAIVAIIDPLAEPTKHLLRDISSLSSEFSGIGNSIALILASGKSAKTDLTSIFDGKPYPNTITLGNDINGQFEAKVGQAVGKQLEYPVVLVVNNNGEIVYHSSGYSINLGEQLLSALKQ
- the yihA gene encoding ribosome biogenesis GTP-binding protein YihA/YsxC → MVIRTAKFVASYPSVQKCPKTDLPEYAFIGRSNVGKSSLINMLTCTKALAKVSQTPGKTQLINYYLINDSWHLVDLPGYGYAKVSKGEREKFSDIVLNYILKRENMHLLFVLIDSRLEPQDIDIQFINWLGVNQVPFALVFTKTDKVSSMVLEQNIELHKKVLHESWEELPPIFTTSCVTRTGREDVLNYIDQVFREAKITHCQV
- the bcp gene encoding thioredoxin-dependent thiol peroxidase; translated protein: MATTILKPGDLAPDFTGKDQDGKTIKLSDFKGKKLILYFYPKDNTSGCTAEACSLRDGYDDLQSLGMEVVGVSPDSEKSHQNFIHKYNLPFRLIADVDHAIAEKYGAWGEKKMYGKAYFGILRTTYVINENGTITHVFNKVDTKEHVKQILSEINK
- a CDS encoding VIT1/CCC1 transporter family protein; the encoded protein is MTREELVKHAKLFQREEITGYQVYKNLAKSTNDKNNKTVLAKIAGEELKHYNIFKQISGVDVAPQKTVVWFFTICGKILGLTFALRLMERQEAKIQDVYERVIPYMPEAEAVKKSEEEHEDQLIALIQEERLDYAGSMVLGLNDALVELTGALAGFSLAMQNTRLIAVAGLITGIAASLSMAASQYLSVKTENDDRHAGKSAIYTGLAYIFTVAILISPFLLLTSYMLALATTLLLAIAIIFAFNFYIAVAKNLNFKHRFLEMVVISLGVSALTFGIGLLVRNYLGIPID
- a CDS encoding ribose-phosphate diphosphokinase; translated protein: MHSKHQIKFFTGRSSRYLAERIAQSFGIPLGKSTLTVFSDGEFQPSFDESVRGCTVFIIQSTFPPVDNLFELLLMIDAAHRASAYKVVAVMPYFGWARQDRKDKPRVAIGAKLVANMLVAAGADRVMTMDLHADQIQGFFDVPVDHLYASSIFVPYIKSLNLENIAIAAPDMGGAKRANAYSRFLNSSLAVCHKNREKANQVGEMTVIGDIEGKHVIILDDMVDTAGTLTMAADLMMGKGAASVRAFATHPVLSGSAYERIRDSKLTELVVTDTIPLRTDKDTSKIKVLSVAEFFADVINKVYNYQSISEKFII
- a CDS encoding 50S ribosomal protein L25/general stress protein Ctc, which codes for MKTIELSAAPRTETGKKAAKHSRKSELVPAVIYGAGENIMISLGEKELKKVIYTPIVYLVKLNVDGKMHDAIIKEVQYHPVTDKILHVDFLKVSENKPITIGLPVNLVGQAEGVKAGGKLLQVVRKIRVKGLAKDLPDAISIDVTHLGIGKSIMVAELSFDKFTVVEPKSMVIATIKSTRAAREAQQEQAK
- a CDS encoding flavin reductase family protein, coding for MEPKNYKFISPFELDENTFDLLDNQWMLILAGSKEKHNSMTASWGGFGILWNKPVAFVFIRPQRYTLQFVEQNDYFTLNFFEEKWRSALELCGSKSGRDIDKTKAAGLTIAESLKAIAFQEARLVIECRKLYIDDIKPENFLDKEIISKHYPKSDFHRLFIAEITSVYKKEG
- the recA gene encoding recombinase RecA, which gives rise to MEATENKERKEINKEKLKALQSTIDKIEKDFGKGSIMRLGDKAVSEVPVISSGSIALDAALGVGGYPRGRVVEIYGPESSGKTTLAIHAIAEAQKQGGLAAIIDAEHAFDRTYAEKLGVDVENLLFAQPDNGEQALEIADNLIRSGSIDIIVIDSVAALTPKAEIEGDMGDSKMGLQARLMSQALRKLTATISKTNTCCIFINQLRDKIGVMFGNPETTTGGNALKFYASVRVDIRKLNQLKDGEESTGNRVRVKIVKNKVAPPFRKAEFDIIFGEGISKTGEIIDLGVELNIIKKSGSWFSYGETKLGQGRDAVRQLLLDNPELSNEIEAKIRETLKAQ
- a CDS encoding RNA-binding S4 domain-containing protein; this translates as MRVDKWLWFVRVFKTRTLATEYCRKGRVTRNGIELKPSQDINVGDTLKVRKPPVTYTFRVKDLPKNRLGAKLVESYMENLTPPEELQKLDPSFMAFNIHRERGTGRPTKKERREIDELFDSGFGGFDWDSFEPDADDESNE
- a CDS encoding CPBP family intramembrane glutamic endopeptidase; amino-acid sequence: MAPIPKIVRWIELAALFVGLPVAFYFNNLKLPKSIPLLVVFLIALFYLLTTKSFSKKSFGFNGYRSWRTLSLRILISLLAISLLSFIFLPSEQIFYLPLHRTELWLLIMVFYPIWSAFTQEVIYRGFFFHRYTPLFKNDKIVITLNGILFGLLHIIFRNWIAVAGATIIGFVWAYSYFKHRSILVVSLEHAIVGNYLFTIGLGYFFYVPDF
- the pth gene encoding aminoacyl-tRNA hydrolase — protein: MKYLITGLGNIGSEYSNTRHNVGFMVLDALAKASNITFADARYGFVAQHKHKGRTFVLLKPSTYMNLSGKAVNYWLQKENIPLENLLVVVDDIALPLGTIRLRPKGSDGGHNGLKNINEVLGTQDYARLRFGIGNGFSRGRQVDYVLGEWIDEELKVLPERLTLAGEAVLAFGTIGIERSMNLYNSR
- a CDS encoding copper homeostasis protein CutC produces the protein MFTLEVCANSVESAINAQKGGANRIELCENLYVGGTTPSFGCIAETLNQLDIPVHVLIRPRPGDFVYSEMEFRQMLRDIEVCKKLGVKGVVSGILRANGTLDKGRTKELVWAAKPMTFTFHRAFDIMPEPFKALDEIIECGCNFLLTSGQKNKAVDGLDLIRQLIAEGGNKIALIAGGGINHSNILELAQKGVTQFHMSGSEIVARYNTNHTGLSFVSVLLPENTVQQTNAETIASTVAKLKQYFNKK